A region of Numenius arquata chromosome 25, bNumArq3.hap1.1, whole genome shotgun sequence DNA encodes the following proteins:
- the ARID3A gene encoding AT-rich interactive domain-containing protein 3A, with translation MKLQAVMENLQRQQRARLQQALEARQQEQQQQQRSTPPPAQPPPAPGQAPASTPARARGQDPAPAPAEEGAEPESAHMQRAQMAALAAMRAAAAGLSHSSSPGLSDESQASEEEEEERGEEEEEDGGYQQEMGSEEEEDLKGKWDEDDFEEDLGEEEEEEEEEEEEEEEEDYEEEEDMGEEGLSSAEAVRAGAGSLLLRKPPAPQHYRGEPQRLPGGQERLPSSLGHAQPPPPAPDHGDWTYEEQFKQLYELDGDPRRKEFLDDLFSFMQKRGTPVNRIPIMAKQVLDLYMLYTLVTEKGGLVEVINKKLWREITKGLNLPTSITSAAFTLRTQYMKYLYPYECEKRGLSNPNELQAAIDSNRREGRRQGFGSSLFTYSPGGTHGLLSSPKLPVPALGLASATNGGSIAPVQKIKKEEDSPIPISMPSRLPVSLAGHPVVAAQAAAVQVAAAAQAAALEQLREKLESGEPPEKKMALVTDEQQRLMQRALQQNLLAMTAQLPMSIRINSQGTQNRQDSATGLSSNGTNSISMSVEINGIVYTGVLFAQTPGPSSSSSSSSSSLPSSAYTKGNGGSGGSRSSGGGGGVGSSGSVPPTAPAGLAVPPTSTSNNTSP, from the exons ATGAAGCTGCAGGCGGTGATGGAGAACCTGCAGCGGCAGCAGCGTGCACGgctgcagcaggcactggaagcgcggcagcaggagcagcagcagcagcagcgctccacgccgccccccgcgcagcccccgccagccccggggcaggcCCCCGCCAGCACCCCGGCCCGTGCCCGTGGCCAGGATCCAGCCCCGGCGCCCGCGGAGGAAGGAGCGGAGCCCGAGAGCGCGCACATGCAGCGGGCGCAGATGGCCGCCCTGGCCGCCATGCGGGCAGCGGCCGCTGGCCTCAGCCACTCATCCAGCCCGGGGCTGTCAGATGAGAGCCAGGcctccgaggaggaggaggaggagcgcggcgaggaggaggaggaggatggcgggtaccagcaggagatgggctccgaggaggaggaggatct GAAGGGCAAGTGGGATGAAGACGACTTTGAAGAGGACCTgggcgaagaggaggaggaagaggaagaagaggaggaggaggaagaagaggaagactatgaggaggaagaagacatGGGAGAGGAAGGGCTCAGCTCAGCAGAGGCAGTTCGGGCGGGCGCGGGGTCCCTGCTGCTCCgcaagcccccagccccccagcattACCGGGGTGAGCCCCAGCGGCTGCCAGGGGGGCAGGAGCGGCTCCCCTCCAGCCTGGGCCAcgcgcagcccccgccgccggcacccGACCACGGTGACTGGACCTACGAGGAGCAGTTCAAGCAA CTGTACGAGCTGGACGGCGACCCCAGGAGGAAAGAGTTCCTGGACGACCTCTTCAGCTTCATGCAGAAGCGAG ggacccccgtCAACCGGATCCCCATCATGGCCAAGCAGGTGCTGGACCTGTACATGCTGTACACGCTGGTGACGGAGAAGGGGGGCCTGGTGGAGGTGATCAACAAGAAGCTGTGGCGGGAGATCACCAAGGGGCTGAACCTGCCCACCTCCATCACCAGCGCTGCCTTCACCCTGCGCACCCA GTACATGAAGTACCTCTACCCCTACGAATGTGAGAAGCGagggctgagcaaccccaacgaGCTGCAGGCGGCCATCGACAGCAACCGGCGGGAGGGACGCCGGCAGGGCTTCGGCAGCTCCCTCTTCACCTACTCGCCAGGCGGCACCCAtggcctcctctcctccccaaagcTGCCGGTGCCGGCGCTGGGCCTCGCCTCCGCCACCAACGGCGGCTCCATCGCTCCCGTCCAGAAGATTAAGAAAG aggagGACTCCCCCATCCCCATTTCCATGCCCAGCCGGCTCCCCGTCTCGCTGGCCGGCCACCCCGTGGTGGCGGCCCAGGCTGCCGCAGTGCAGGTGGCGGCGGCCGCCCAGGCCGCGGCGCTGGAGCAGCTGCGGGAGAAGCTGGAGTCGGGGGAGCCGCCGGAGAAGAAGATGGCGCTGGTGACGGACGAGCAGCAGCGGCTGATGCAGCGGGCGCTGCAGCAGAACCTCCTGGCCATGACGGCCCAGCTGCCCATGAGCATCCGCATCAACAGCCAGGGCACCC AGAACCGCCAGGACTCAGCCACCGGCCTGAGCAGCAACGGCACCAACAGCATCAGCATGTCGGTTGAGATCAACGGTATCGTCTACACAG GTGTGCTGTTCGCCCAGACCCCcggcccttcctcctcctcttcctcctcctcctcctcgcttcCCTCCTCTGCCTACACCAAAGGCAAcggtggcagcggcggcagccggagcagcggcggtggcggcggtgtGGGGAGCAGCGGCAGCGTCCCCCCCACGGCACCGGCTGGGCTGGCCGTGCCCCCCACCTCTACCTCCAACAACACTTCGCCTTAA